A single window of Eucalyptus grandis isolate ANBG69807.140 chromosome 1, ASM1654582v1, whole genome shotgun sequence DNA harbors:
- the LOC104433103 gene encoding heme-binding-like protein At3g10130, chloroplastic, with protein MGSVLGRISVETPKYQVLSSSAEYEIRHYAPAVVAEVTYTPSQLDGSRDGGFRVLADYIGALGNPKNAKPEKIAMTAPVITKSEKIAMTAPVITQGPPGGGGGGGEEEEAVTMRFVLPAKYGSAEEAPKPLDERVVVREEEGRKYGVVRFGGVATEGVATEKAERLREWLERDGHKVAGEFVLARYNPPWTVPPLRTNEVMIPIE; from the coding sequence ATGGGCTCGGTTCTCGGCAGGATCTCCGTCGAGACCCCGAAATACCAGGTCCTCAGCTCCTCCGCCGAGTACGAGATCCGCCACTACGCCCCCGCCGTCGTCGCCGAGGTCACCTACACCCCCTCCCAGCTCGACGGCAGCCGCGACGGGGGCTTCAGAGTCCTCGCCGACTACATCGGCGCCCTGGGGAACCCCAAGAACGCCAAGCCCGAGAAGATCGCCATGACCGCCCCGGTGATCACCAAGAGCGAGAAGATCGCCATGACGGCCCCGGTGATCACCCAGGGGCCGcccgggggcggcggcggcggcggggaggaggaggaggcggtgaCGATGCGGTTCGTGCTGCCGGCGAAGTACGGGAGCGCGGAGGAGGCGCCGAAGCCGCTGGACGAGAGGGTGGTGgtgagggaggaggaggggaggaagTACGGGGTGGTGAGGTTCGGCGGGGTGGCGACGGAGGGGGTGGCGACGGAGAAGGCGGAGAGGCTGAGGGAGTGGCTGGAGAGGGACGGGCATAAGGTGGCGGGGGAGTTCGTGCTGGCCAGGTACAATCCGCCGTGGACGGTGCCTCCGTTGAGGACCAACGAGGTCATGATTCCGATCGAGTGA